In Microbacterium sp. AB, a single genomic region encodes these proteins:
- a CDS encoding glycosyltransferase, whose translation MPRPLRRTVVLGMNYPPESTGISPYTGGLARGLARRGITTQVLTAHPHYPAWRIDEGYGQWKRAERSEGVEVLRLRHYVPARPRGLARLLSEVTFGIRLATTPWGSADAVVAVSPALFATWIATARARLTHRDAPFVVWVQDLYGQGMSQLEGDGLAARILRSAERRLLNGADHVVVIHDRFRARVRDDLGVDDSRISVVRNWSHVDRTPPTDPTGTRALLGWGPHERIVLHAGNMGLKQGLDNVVAAARAAHERGSAVRFVLLGDGSERERLHREAAELPSLTFTPALGDDLFLAALGAADVLLVNERPGVTDMAVPSKLTSYFAAGRPVLAATDAHSITADEVRAAGAGVVVPADEPIALLDAALALCHDAPAALRLGASGRRYCETVLDAEHAVDRFAELLSDVVRRSRAEGHRQRTVA comes from the coding sequence ATGCCACGTCCGCTGCGCCGCACGGTCGTGCTCGGCATGAACTATCCGCCCGAGTCGACCGGCATCTCGCCGTACACGGGCGGCCTCGCACGAGGGCTCGCGCGGCGGGGGATCACGACGCAGGTGCTGACGGCGCACCCCCACTATCCCGCATGGCGCATCGACGAGGGGTACGGCCAGTGGAAGCGCGCGGAGCGCTCCGAGGGGGTGGAGGTGCTCCGGCTGCGCCACTACGTCCCCGCACGACCCCGCGGCCTCGCCCGTCTGCTCTCCGAGGTCACCTTCGGGATCCGCCTGGCCACGACGCCATGGGGTTCCGCCGACGCCGTCGTCGCCGTCTCGCCCGCCCTCTTCGCGACGTGGATCGCGACCGCGCGGGCGCGTCTGACGCATCGCGACGCGCCCTTCGTCGTGTGGGTGCAGGATCTGTACGGCCAGGGGATGTCTCAGCTCGAGGGCGACGGACTCGCCGCGAGGATACTGCGCTCGGCGGAGCGGCGTCTCCTCAACGGCGCGGATCATGTCGTCGTCATCCACGACCGCTTCCGCGCCCGCGTCCGGGACGATCTGGGGGTCGACGATTCACGCATCTCCGTCGTCCGCAACTGGAGCCACGTCGACAGGACGCCGCCGACCGACCCGACGGGCACGCGGGCGCTGCTCGGCTGGGGGCCGCACGAGCGGATCGTCCTGCACGCGGGCAACATGGGGCTCAAGCAGGGACTCGACAACGTCGTCGCCGCCGCCAGAGCGGCTCACGAGCGGGGCTCCGCGGTCCGCTTCGTGCTTCTGGGCGACGGCAGCGAGCGGGAGCGCCTCCACCGGGAGGCGGCGGAGCTCCCGAGCCTGACGTTCACACCCGCGCTCGGCGACGACCTGTTCCTCGCCGCGCTCGGCGCGGCCGACGTGCTCCTCGTCAACGAGCGTCCCGGCGTGACGGACATGGCCGTCCCGAGCAAGCTCACGTCGTACTTCGCCGCCGGCCGGCCGGTGCTCGCCGCGACCGACGCCCACAGCATCACCGCCGACGAGGTCCGTGCCGCCGGGGCGGGCGTCGTCGTACCGGCGGACGAGCCGATCGCGCTCCTCGACGCGGCGCTCGCCCTGTGCCACGACGCGCCCGCCGCGCTCCGACTCGGAGCGAGCGGAAGGAGGTACTGCGAGACCGTCCTGGACGCCGAGCACGCCGTCGACCGCTTCGCCGAGCTGCTGTCCGACGTCGTCCGCCGTTCCCGTGCCGAGGGCCACCGGCAGCGCACCGTCGCCTGA
- a CDS encoding glycosyltransferase, producing the protein MRVRADVRERRLPITVLVQTKNEESGIGECLDALGDFDEVIVVDSDSSDRTAEIARSRGVDVVSFTWDGRYPKKKQWQLDNVRTRHDWVLFLDADEFPTPEFVEELRAFPFSSVDVAAVEIDLAYRFAGRILRHGHRVTKRALVHRSRVRFPVVDDLDAPGMGELEGHYQPIASGRVVSLRARILHDDPDPVRTWFERHNRYSDWEAHLRENDRVRRDVARRRTLKGRVFDAVPGKPVLFFLYSAVARGGFLDGRAGIDYAIALSMYYWQIGLKTRELRRDAAGEARRADGRPLRILQVINTLAATDGGPPRNALELGHALGRTTGVTDVIVEMRSTSGATVLDADEADLQGTVVRRARRLAVRRGAMTLSLVDFARLLRAADVVILHGYYLWWLPAVAVLARVCGVPVLLTPHGTLTAYDRARKPRRKTLFDLVASVLVDPGVAAFVTGSPAERADLVRARPGRRVEVAGIGVETQEGDAPAAPVERGELHLLSVGRIAEKKRVDLMIDALAVCRERGADASLCLAGTGDPRLVRRLEQLAERRGVREHVRFLGHVGPAGKRELYRESHVFLAPSDDENFGISLAESLCHGLPAVTSDAVAAASLVEQDAVVIVPAPDGERLASAIAEIAEPERWRIAAAAARESAPRVFDWSAVAGRWLSIAESVRVRHGGR; encoded by the coding sequence ATGCGCGTTCGCGCCGATGTCCGCGAGAGGCGCCTTCCCATCACGGTCCTCGTGCAGACGAAGAACGAGGAATCCGGGATCGGAGAGTGCCTGGACGCGCTGGGCGACTTCGACGAGGTCATCGTCGTCGACTCCGACTCGTCGGATCGAACGGCGGAGATCGCTCGGTCGCGAGGTGTCGACGTCGTCTCGTTCACGTGGGACGGCCGCTATCCGAAGAAGAAGCAGTGGCAGCTCGACAACGTGAGGACACGCCACGACTGGGTGCTGTTCCTGGACGCCGACGAGTTCCCCACGCCGGAGTTCGTTGAGGAGCTGCGCGCGTTCCCCTTCTCCTCCGTCGACGTCGCCGCCGTCGAGATCGATCTCGCCTATCGCTTCGCCGGTCGCATCCTCCGACACGGCCATCGTGTGACCAAGCGTGCGCTGGTGCACCGTTCGCGGGTGCGCTTCCCCGTCGTGGACGATCTCGACGCGCCCGGCATGGGGGAGCTCGAAGGGCACTACCAGCCCATCGCATCCGGGCGGGTCGTCTCGCTCCGCGCGCGCATCCTTCACGACGACCCGGACCCGGTCCGCACCTGGTTCGAGCGCCACAACCGCTACTCCGACTGGGAGGCCCACCTCCGCGAGAACGACCGCGTCCGCCGCGACGTCGCTCGTCGTCGAACGCTCAAAGGGCGGGTCTTCGACGCGGTTCCCGGCAAGCCCGTGCTGTTCTTCCTCTATTCGGCGGTGGCTCGAGGGGGCTTCCTCGACGGCCGCGCGGGCATCGACTACGCGATCGCGCTGTCGATGTACTACTGGCAGATCGGCCTCAAGACCCGGGAGCTGAGGCGAGACGCCGCCGGGGAGGCACGACGCGCGGACGGCCGCCCCCTCCGCATCCTCCAGGTCATCAACACGCTCGCCGCGACGGACGGAGGACCGCCGCGCAACGCCCTCGAACTCGGACACGCTCTCGGGCGCACCACGGGTGTCACGGACGTCATCGTCGAGATGAGGAGCACATCGGGCGCGACGGTGCTCGACGCCGACGAGGCGGACCTCCAGGGGACCGTGGTCCGACGGGCTCGGCGTCTCGCCGTCCGACGCGGTGCGATGACGCTGTCGCTCGTCGATTTCGCGCGACTCCTTCGGGCCGCGGACGTCGTGATCCTCCACGGCTACTATCTCTGGTGGCTGCCGGCGGTCGCTGTGCTCGCTCGGGTGTGCGGCGTTCCGGTGCTGCTGACCCCGCACGGGACGCTGACGGCGTACGACCGTGCACGCAAGCCCCGACGCAAGACGCTGTTCGACCTCGTCGCCTCCGTGCTCGTCGACCCGGGAGTGGCCGCCTTCGTGACGGGCTCCCCGGCCGAGCGCGCGGACCTCGTCCGCGCCCGCCCCGGTCGTCGTGTGGAGGTCGCGGGCATCGGCGTGGAGACGCAGGAGGGCGACGCGCCGGCCGCGCCCGTCGAGCGTGGGGAGCTGCATCTGCTGTCCGTGGGACGGATCGCGGAGAAGAAGCGCGTCGACCTCATGATCGACGCGCTCGCCGTGTGCCGTGAGCGGGGGGCCGACGCCTCGTTGTGCCTGGCGGGAACGGGCGATCCGCGGCTCGTGCGGAGGCTGGAACAGCTCGCGGAGAGGCGCGGCGTTCGAGAGCATGTCCGTTTCCTCGGCCATGTGGGGCCTGCAGGGAAGCGGGAGCTCTATCGGGAATCGCACGTCTTCCTCGCCCCGAGCGACGATGAGAACTTCGGCATCTCCCTCGCAGAGTCGCTGTGCCATGGACTGCCGGCGGTCACGAGCGACGCCGTCGCGGCGGCATCGTTGGTCGAACAGGACGCCGTCGTGATCGTCCCGGCGCCCGACGGGGAGCGACTCGCGTCGGCGATCGCGGAGATCGCCGAGCCCGAGCGCTGGCGGATCGCGGCCGCCGCCGCGCGGGAGAGCGCCCCGCGTGTCTTCGACTGGTCTGCGGTGGCGGGGCGCTGGCTCTCGATCGCCGAGAGCGTACGAGTCCGACATGGCGGACGCTGA
- the gmd gene encoding GDP-mannose 4,6-dehydratase, translating to MTQQRALITGITGQDGSYLAELLLAKGYEVHGLIRRASTFNTSRIDHLYVDPHDPRARLFLHYGDLSDGSRLVALVSQIAPHEVYNLAAQSHVRVSFEEPEHTADITGTGTTRLLEAVRVAGVPARFYQASSSELYGSTTPPQDESAPFRPRSPYAAAKLYSYWMTRNYREAYGMFAVNGILFNHESPRRGETFVTRKITRAVAAISAGRQEHVYLGNLEAIRDWGYAAEYVEGMWRMLQVDEPDDYVLATGVGHSIAEFLGAAFSHAGLDWHDHVRFDERYLRPTEVDVLVGDASRARDRLGWSPSVEGLELARLMVDADIEALGHAGRPWIDTVRLSSWPDASDAPAPSGPSSVPRLDDENPFGETGQRVGRRRGCAQGTA from the coding sequence GTGACGCAGCAGCGTGCACTCATCACAGGCATCACCGGTCAGGACGGTTCCTATCTCGCCGAGCTGCTGCTGGCCAAGGGCTACGAGGTGCACGGCCTGATCCGCCGGGCCTCGACGTTCAACACCAGCCGCATCGACCACCTCTACGTCGATCCGCACGATCCGCGCGCACGCCTCTTCCTCCACTACGGAGACCTCTCCGACGGATCCCGCCTCGTCGCGCTCGTGTCGCAGATCGCTCCGCACGAGGTCTACAACCTCGCCGCGCAATCGCATGTGCGCGTGTCCTTCGAGGAGCCCGAGCACACCGCCGACATCACCGGCACGGGGACCACGCGCCTCCTGGAGGCCGTGAGGGTGGCGGGCGTCCCCGCGCGCTTCTACCAGGCCTCGTCCTCGGAGCTGTACGGCAGCACGACGCCCCCTCAGGACGAGAGCGCTCCCTTCCGTCCGCGTTCCCCCTACGCCGCCGCGAAGCTCTACTCGTACTGGATGACGCGGAACTATCGCGAGGCCTACGGGATGTTCGCCGTCAACGGCATCCTGTTCAATCACGAGTCGCCCCGCCGCGGCGAGACGTTCGTCACGCGCAAGATCACCCGGGCGGTCGCCGCCATCTCCGCGGGCCGTCAGGAGCATGTCTACCTCGGCAACCTCGAGGCGATCCGAGACTGGGGATACGCCGCCGAGTACGTCGAGGGGATGTGGCGGATGCTCCAGGTCGACGAGCCGGACGACTACGTGCTGGCGACGGGCGTCGGGCACTCGATCGCGGAGTTCCTCGGTGCGGCGTTCTCGCACGCCGGCCTCGACTGGCACGACCACGTGCGATTCGACGAGCGGTATCTCCGCCCGACGGAGGTCGACGTGCTCGTCGGCGACGCGTCCCGTGCCCGGGATCGGCTCGGATGGAGTCCCTCGGTGGAGGGACTCGAGCTCGCCCGGCTGATGGTGGACGCCGACATCGAGGCGCTCGGGCACGCCGGGCGCCCCTGGATCGACACGGTCCGCCTCTCGTCCTGGCCGGACGCCTCCGACGCACCCGCGCCCAGCGGGCCGTCCTCCGTCCCACGGCTCGACGACGAGAACCCCTTCGGCGAGACCGGGCAGCGCGTCGGCCGCCGTCGCGGCTGCGCGCAGGGGACAGCATGA
- a CDS encoding LbetaH domain-containing protein, whose amino-acid sequence MADTSVIDLSRAPGERASWDRPVWVVYAWSVCELLFVSNPWQISSRLRAQVLRVFGAEIGRGVVFRPRTRVRFPWKLRIGDRSWIGEGVWFHNQDDVSVGSDVVISQETMLTTGSHAHRRDMALLTRAIRIDDGAWLSARCLVLGGAHVGRSAVAAPMTVIRGDVPAGEIWSGNPARRTGLRFRRDGS is encoded by the coding sequence GTGGCAGACACGTCAGTGATCGATCTCTCGCGGGCGCCGGGCGAGCGGGCCAGCTGGGACCGGCCGGTCTGGGTCGTCTACGCCTGGTCGGTGTGCGAGCTGCTGTTCGTGAGCAACCCCTGGCAGATCAGCTCGCGGCTGCGTGCGCAGGTCCTCCGCGTCTTCGGGGCGGAGATCGGTCGCGGCGTCGTGTTCCGGCCCCGGACGCGGGTGAGGTTCCCGTGGAAGCTCCGCATCGGGGACAGGTCGTGGATCGGCGAGGGCGTCTGGTTCCACAACCAGGACGACGTGTCCGTCGGCAGCGACGTCGTCATCTCGCAGGAGACGATGCTCACCACGGGAAGCCATGCCCACCGGCGCGACATGGCCCTGCTCACGCGTGCCATACGGATCGACGACGGCGCCTGGCTCTCCGCACGCTGCCTGGTGCTGGGCGGCGCCCACGTGGGGCGGTCCGCCGTGGCCGCGCCCATGACCGTCATCCGGGGGGATGTGCCGGCCGGGGAGATCTGGTCGGGCAACCCCGCGAGAAGGACCGGTCTCCGTTTCCGGCGGGACGGGTCGTGA
- a CDS encoding GDP-L-fucose synthase family protein, protein MTSAPADASDGDPLDREAAFYIAGHRGLAGSALWRRLEAAGFRRLVGRTSAELDLRDRDAVFAFFHETRPRYVALAAARVGGILANSTAPVDFLSDNLRIQTNVMDAARATRVERLLFLGSSCIYPRLATQPIREDALLTGPLEPTNDAYAIAKIAGILQVQAVRRQDGLPWISAMPTNLYGPGDNFSPTRSHVLPALIRRYDEAVRDGRESVRNWGTGAPRREFLHVDDMADACLHLLEHYDGPSQVNVGTGVDATVEEIAGLVAELVGYTGRTEWDTAKPDGTPQKRLDVSLLSSTGWSPRIGFREGLASTIRWYREHVGDVRR, encoded by the coding sequence ATGACGAGCGCTCCGGCCGACGCCTCCGACGGCGATCCGCTCGATCGCGAGGCGGCGTTCTACATCGCGGGCCACAGGGGGCTGGCCGGTTCCGCGCTGTGGCGAAGGCTCGAGGCCGCCGGCTTCCGACGTCTCGTGGGGAGGACGTCCGCGGAGCTCGACCTCCGCGATCGCGACGCCGTGTTCGCCTTCTTCCACGAGACGCGGCCACGCTACGTCGCGCTCGCCGCAGCCCGCGTGGGCGGGATCCTCGCCAACAGCACGGCCCCCGTCGACTTCCTCAGCGACAATCTCCGGATCCAGACGAACGTCATGGACGCCGCGCGCGCGACCCGCGTCGAGCGGCTCCTCTTCCTCGGCTCCTCGTGCATCTATCCTCGCCTCGCGACGCAGCCGATCCGGGAGGACGCCCTTCTCACCGGCCCGCTCGAGCCGACCAACGACGCCTACGCGATCGCGAAGATCGCCGGCATCCTGCAGGTCCAGGCCGTGCGCCGCCAGGACGGTCTCCCCTGGATCTCCGCCATGCCGACGAACCTCTACGGCCCGGGCGACAACTTCTCGCCCACGCGGTCGCACGTGCTGCCCGCCCTCATCCGCCGCTACGACGAGGCGGTCCGCGACGGACGGGAGTCCGTGCGGAACTGGGGCACCGGCGCGCCTCGACGCGAGTTCCTCCACGTCGACGACATGGCCGATGCCTGCCTTCATCTGCTCGAGCACTACGACGGCCCGTCGCAGGTCAACGTCGGCACGGGAGTCGACGCCACCGTCGAGGAGATCGCCGGGCTCGTCGCCGAGCTCGTCGGCTACACGGGCCGGACGGAGTGGGACACGGCCAAGCCCGACGGCACGCCTCAGAAACGGCTGGACGTCTCCCTGCTCTCGTCGACCGGCTGGTCGCCGCGCATCGGCTTCCGCGAGGGGCTGGCGAGCACGATCCGGTGGTATCGGGAGCACGTCGGCGACGTCCGGCGGTGA